In Bradyrhizobium sp. 1(2017), one DNA window encodes the following:
- a CDS encoding TauD/TfdA family dioxygenase, whose product MSAFSVQPLIEGRTLPLLLKADAAGQPLGEALPMLRETIDRNLIDSGGIVFRDFSLDGPDAFRAFAADFGHPLLTYEFGSTPRSQVISGVYTSTEYPPHQHIPLHNEQAYTRDWPMKIWFYCMQPALEGGETPIADSRVIYRDMPPAIRERFADKGVMYVRNYGNGLDVDWQQVFGTESRAEVEAYCARHDIECEWKEDGELRTRQICQGTAQHPVTGEWVWFNQAHLFHVSNLEPEVRESLLDVVDDEADLPRNVFYGDGSAIDDETLSTVRTVLERHKISFPWQAGDVVMLDNMLTAHARAPFKGPRRVIVAMAEAHRQE is encoded by the coding sequence ATGAGCGCGTTCTCCGTCCAGCCACTCATTGAGGGCAGAACTCTTCCGCTGCTGCTCAAGGCAGATGCGGCCGGGCAGCCGCTCGGCGAAGCGCTGCCAATGCTGCGCGAGACGATCGACCGGAACCTGATCGACAGCGGCGGCATCGTGTTCCGCGACTTCTCGCTCGATGGTCCGGATGCGTTTCGGGCCTTCGCGGCCGATTTCGGTCACCCGCTGCTCACCTACGAGTTCGGATCGACGCCGCGTTCGCAGGTGATCTCGGGGGTCTATACGTCAACGGAGTATCCGCCGCACCAGCATATCCCGCTGCACAACGAGCAGGCCTATACCCGCGATTGGCCGATGAAGATCTGGTTCTATTGCATGCAGCCGGCGCTGGAAGGCGGGGAGACGCCGATCGCCGACAGCCGCGTCATCTATCGCGACATGCCGCCAGCCATTCGCGAGCGGTTCGCCGACAAGGGCGTGATGTATGTGCGGAACTACGGCAATGGCCTCGACGTCGACTGGCAGCAGGTGTTCGGCACCGAATCCAGAGCGGAGGTGGAAGCTTACTGCGCGCGCCACGACATCGAATGCGAGTGGAAGGAGGATGGCGAGCTTCGTACGCGCCAGATCTGTCAGGGCACGGCGCAGCACCCGGTCACGGGTGAGTGGGTCTGGTTCAACCAGGCACATCTCTTCCACGTCTCCAACCTCGAGCCGGAGGTACGCGAGAGTCTGCTCGACGTGGTCGATGACGAGGCCGACCTGCCGCGCAACGTCTTCTACGGCGATGGCTCGGCGATCGACGATGAGACCTTGTCGACGGTCCGAACCGTTCTCGAGAGGCACAAGATCAGCTTTCCCTGGCAGGCCGGCGACGTCGTGATGCTCGACAACATGCTCACCGCGCACGCACGTGCTCCGTTCAAGGGGCCGCGCAGGGTGATTGTCGCCATGGCCGAGGCTCATCGACAGGAGTGA
- a CDS encoding MbtH family protein, whose amino-acid sequence MMVFDRDDVTFTVVVNHEEQYSIWPTFKEIPGGWKAVGRTGSKKECLDHIEQVWTDMRPLSLRKFMDDAAPRQSS is encoded by the coding sequence ATGATGGTGTTCGACAGGGACGACGTCACCTTCACCGTCGTCGTCAACCACGAAGAGCAATATTCCATCTGGCCGACGTTCAAGGAGATTCCCGGCGGCTGGAAGGCGGTGGGCAGGACCGGCAGCAAGAAGGAATGCCTCGATCACATCGAACAGGTGTGGACCGACATGCGTCCGCTCAGCTTGCGCAAGTTCATGGACGACGCGGCGCCTCGGCAGTCGTCGTAG
- a CDS encoding FAD-dependent oxidoreductase: MTSDRTVTEPLAAAGSATIAADIAIVGGGLAGSLAAAVLARAGHRVALIDKRAVYPDEFRVEKIGGPQLETFRRLGFIRGLESAACPYDRVLNIREGKVVDVSVGQAYGLPYADLVAMARGQLPDPSSLIVDEVTAINCSDDAQHLELASGRRVTARLVVLATGMAGVLGYKLGIRRRVLAAGHSVSFGFTIARRDGAPFDFKALTCYGERTADGVDYLSLFPVRAGMRANLFMFRDPTDPIMRELRRETEATVLRLLPGLQTYLGDFHVVDRIQNWVMDLSVVEGHLRPGVVLIGDAFQTNCPAAGTGVARLLTDVERLCTEYAPRWLTTLGMSREKISEFYSDRDKVAADQQSLKMARFRQALTSRNDLGWDVRRRLHFLRRSLTHRVDQMRPGWLAQVRSALRA, encoded by the coding sequence ATGACGTCGGACAGAACCGTGACCGAGCCGCTCGCCGCTGCCGGAAGCGCGACGATCGCCGCGGACATCGCGATCGTCGGCGGCGGTCTTGCGGGATCGCTGGCGGCAGCTGTTCTTGCGCGTGCAGGGCATCGCGTGGCTCTGATCGACAAGCGTGCAGTCTATCCGGATGAGTTCCGGGTCGAGAAAATCGGAGGCCCTCAGCTGGAGACATTCCGCAGGCTGGGCTTCATCCGCGGCCTCGAAAGCGCCGCCTGTCCATACGACCGCGTGCTCAACATCAGGGAAGGCAAGGTGGTCGATGTCAGCGTCGGCCAGGCCTATGGGCTTCCCTATGCCGATCTCGTCGCCATGGCGCGCGGCCAGTTGCCCGATCCATCCAGCCTGATCGTCGACGAGGTCACTGCGATCAACTGCAGCGACGACGCCCAGCATCTCGAGCTTGCCTCCGGACGGCGCGTCACTGCGCGCCTCGTGGTTCTGGCCACGGGCATGGCAGGAGTTCTCGGCTACAAGCTCGGCATCAGGCGGCGCGTGCTGGCCGCGGGCCACTCGGTTTCGTTCGGATTCACGATCGCCCGCCGCGACGGCGCGCCGTTCGATTTCAAGGCGCTGACCTGTTACGGCGAGCGCACGGCGGACGGCGTTGACTACCTCAGCCTGTTTCCGGTGCGCGCGGGTATGCGGGCGAACCTCTTCATGTTCCGCGATCCGACCGATCCGATCATGCGCGAGCTGCGCCGCGAGACGGAAGCGACGGTTCTGCGCCTGCTGCCGGGATTGCAGACCTATCTCGGCGATTTCCACGTGGTTGACCGGATACAGAACTGGGTCATGGACCTCTCCGTCGTCGAGGGACACCTTCGGCCCGGCGTCGTGCTGATTGGTGATGCCTTCCAGACCAACTGTCCCGCCGCAGGAACCGGCGTCGCCCGCCTGCTGACGGACGTCGAACGTCTTTGCACCGAATATGCACCGCGGTGGCTCACGACGCTTGGCATGAGCCGAGAGAAGATCTCGGAGTTCTATTCCGATCGCGACAAGGTTGCGGCAGACCAGCAATCATTGAAGATGGCGCGATTCCGCCAGGCCCTGACCTCGCGCAACGATCTCGGCTGGGACGTGCGCCGACGGCTGCACTTCCTGCGGCGTAGCCTCACCCATCGCGTCGATCAGATGCGGCCAGGCTGGCTCGCGCAGGTCCGCAGTGCACTTCGGGCCTGA
- a CDS encoding TonB-dependent receptor has translation MTRELSARKIVRTLSLGAVSYLALSLESSGEFRQAFAQANLPPVTVDASKPRVRQPIQRSQSTRGSRGQRSVAAAAPRQAAPVPYVVPSTGTIGTVPPAYAGGQVATGGSLGLLGNRGVMNTPFNQTSYTAELIQNQQARTIRDVLANDPSVRVIQAAGGGADSLFIRGFYYDSGDYGLNGLYGIAPYYSSGANFVERVEVLKGPSALLNGMTAGGTGVASGGAVGGSVNLITKHAPDFDITQLTATYVSKSQFGQNVDVARRYGEHKEWGVRLNSTYSNGNTPWNRQTDEFGNAVLGLDYRGERVRAAVDIGYQADNLNPPMRFFNIPATTTFIPPPPKAGLNFQVPWAYYAPTDFFTTARGEVDVTDWMTAYGAFGYHDSNINYAYPSPNISNVAAGALTSPPGVSQLGGLWSRPFAGKETFETLAGEAGIRATVDTGPVNHAVNVNYSINDRTYNQRVWTRSNNALADLIFWNLYTEPTNIAKPNFSTLSASQTTGVSLSSVGASDTMSILNKRVQLTLGVRRQTAGTEVTNFLTPASSRPEQDTSVWSPAYALLVKPVENVALYANYIEGLQTPVVVSGAFANVGTVFPPAQTKQAEGGIKIDAGRFTTTLSVFDISQPSIISVGTGVTAIQQLNGRQRNRGAELNVFGEITPDIRVLGGVALIDGVQEQTQGGINNGKAAVGVPVVNVNLNAEWDTPFVPGLTFTGRVIYTGSQYVNVANTLTLPEWTRFDIGARYTFISPWNGKPIVVRANIENVGNKAYWASAYSGVITLGAPRTYLVSTTFNF, from the coding sequence ATGACGCGTGAACTTTCGGCCAGGAAAATCGTGCGTACGCTATCGCTGGGGGCAGTGAGTTATCTCGCGCTGTCGCTGGAATCGTCGGGCGAATTTCGGCAGGCGTTTGCGCAAGCGAATCTGCCGCCGGTGACCGTCGATGCGTCCAAGCCGAGAGTTCGGCAGCCGATTCAGAGATCCCAGTCGACGCGCGGATCGCGGGGGCAGAGATCCGTCGCTGCGGCGGCTCCGCGCCAGGCCGCGCCCGTTCCCTATGTTGTGCCGTCGACCGGTACGATCGGCACGGTGCCGCCCGCCTATGCAGGCGGCCAGGTCGCAACCGGGGGAAGTCTCGGTCTCCTCGGCAATCGCGGCGTAATGAACACGCCGTTCAATCAGACGAGCTATACCGCAGAGCTGATACAGAACCAGCAAGCACGCACAATCCGTGACGTCCTCGCCAACGATCCCTCAGTCAGGGTCATTCAAGCCGCGGGCGGTGGTGCGGACAGTCTTTTCATTCGCGGCTTCTACTACGACAGTGGCGACTATGGATTGAACGGTCTCTACGGAATCGCCCCATATTACTCTTCGGGTGCGAACTTCGTGGAGCGCGTTGAAGTGCTGAAGGGCCCCAGCGCATTGCTCAATGGCATGACGGCCGGTGGTACCGGTGTTGCCAGCGGTGGCGCGGTCGGCGGAAGCGTCAATCTGATCACAAAGCATGCGCCCGACTTCGACATTACGCAGCTCACGGCAACCTACGTTTCAAAATCGCAGTTTGGCCAGAACGTTGACGTTGCTCGCCGCTACGGCGAGCACAAGGAGTGGGGCGTTCGGCTGAACAGCACCTACTCGAACGGCAACACGCCCTGGAACCGCCAGACCGATGAATTCGGAAACGCCGTTCTGGGCCTCGACTATCGCGGGGAGCGTGTGCGCGCGGCAGTCGATATCGGATACCAGGCCGACAATCTGAATCCGCCGATGCGCTTCTTCAACATCCCGGCCACGACAACGTTCATTCCGCCGCCACCAAAAGCGGGGCTGAATTTCCAGGTCCCGTGGGCCTATTATGCCCCGACCGATTTCTTTACGACTGCCAGAGGCGAAGTGGATGTCACCGACTGGATGACCGCCTATGGGGCGTTTGGCTACCACGACAGCAACATCAACTATGCCTATCCGTCGCCCAATATCTCCAACGTCGCGGCGGGCGCGTTGACGTCTCCGCCCGGCGTCTCCCAATTGGGAGGTTTGTGGTCGCGGCCGTTTGCTGGCAAGGAAACCTTCGAGACGCTCGCGGGCGAGGCTGGTATCCGGGCAACGGTGGATACGGGTCCTGTCAATCATGCGGTGAACGTCAATTACTCGATTAATGACCGGACCTACAATCAGAGGGTCTGGACCCGCTCGAACAATGCTCTTGCGGATCTGATTTTCTGGAATCTGTACACCGAGCCGACAAACATCGCGAAGCCCAATTTCTCGACGCTATCTGCCAGCCAGACCACCGGGGTATCTCTCTCGAGCGTCGGCGCTTCCGACACGATGTCGATCCTCAACAAGCGCGTTCAGCTCACGCTTGGCGTTCGCCGTCAGACCGCTGGAACGGAAGTGACGAACTTCCTCACCCCGGCGTCGAGCCGGCCCGAGCAGGACACGTCCGTCTGGAGTCCGGCCTACGCACTTCTCGTCAAGCCGGTCGAGAACGTCGCGCTCTACGCGAACTACATCGAAGGTCTCCAGACGCCCGTTGTGGTCAGCGGCGCATTTGCGAACGTCGGGACCGTTTTCCCGCCGGCGCAGACGAAACAGGCTGAAGGCGGCATCAAGATCGACGCAGGCCGATTCACGACCACGCTGAGCGTGTTCGACATCAGCCAGCCGAGCATCATTTCGGTGGGGACCGGCGTTACAGCGATTCAGCAACTCAACGGCAGGCAGCGAAATCGGGGTGCGGAGCTCAATGTTTTCGGCGAGATCACGCCCGACATCCGCGTTCTCGGCGGCGTCGCCCTGATCGATGGCGTGCAGGAGCAAACTCAAGGCGGCATCAACAACGGAAAGGCGGCGGTCGGCGTGCCCGTCGTCAACGTCAATTTGAACGCGGAATGGGATACGCCGTTTGTCCCTGGTCTTACCTTCACGGGCAGGGTCATCTATACCGGGTCGCAGTACGTCAACGTCGCCAATACGCTGACTTTGCCCGAGTGGACGCGTTTCGATATTGGGGCGCGATATACCTTTATTTCTCCCTGGAACGGAAAGCCGATCGTCGTGCGCGCCAATATCGAAAATGTCGGCAACAAGGCGTACTGGGCTTCAGCCTATAGCGGGGTCATCACGCTTGGTGCGCCTCGGACCTATCTGGTGTCCACCACCTTCAATTTTTGA
- a CDS encoding GNAT family N-acetyltransferase — translation MNSSSSTFDIAIEQAFDFLSPEYAELFGNSAATAFQHPLWLHSLYARLAPHAGATPLVVVVRHRATRALAMLLPLLRIRRGPIRTIEFADLRVSDYLTPVCGPGVFSQLLADESACTELRALLRPFDLLRMTKLPDGRLPVESLLAAPRRVSMDTNAYATVLIAPFEQWRTSAMDRSYQKELAKKYRQLQKKGALSFSCCNDEASTLEALKVMKKFRGPRFQSQGDGDLLQRPEYFGFYADVALRGLGSFVRLYAMKMDGDVIAAVLGLCHQGTFHVIMSAFDIAGYKSQSLGALMFEQVARDCIERGDQMLDFTIGDEPYKKLFGGRPSPMWAVAQAGSTAGAVALFALEQAPWLKLAAKRMLEFKLLPPRTSTPTR, via the coding sequence ATGAACAGTTCCAGCAGCACGTTCGATATCGCCATCGAACAGGCGTTCGATTTTCTGTCCCCGGAATACGCTGAGCTGTTCGGCAACTCCGCCGCCACCGCGTTCCAGCATCCACTCTGGCTGCACAGCCTCTACGCCCGGCTGGCGCCTCATGCGGGGGCAACACCTCTCGTCGTCGTGGTCCGCCATCGCGCGACGCGCGCGCTTGCGATGCTGCTGCCCCTGCTGCGGATCCGGCGTGGTCCGATACGAACCATCGAATTCGCCGACCTCCGCGTTTCCGACTATCTGACGCCGGTTTGCGGCCCGGGAGTGTTTTCGCAACTGCTCGCTGATGAGAGCGCGTGCACCGAGCTTCGAGCCCTCCTGCGCCCTTTCGACCTGCTTCGAATGACCAAGCTCCCGGACGGACGGCTTCCGGTCGAGAGCCTCCTAGCCGCGCCGCGCCGCGTCTCGATGGATACCAATGCCTATGCGACCGTTCTGATCGCGCCGTTCGAGCAATGGCGGACCAGTGCGATGGATCGCTCCTATCAGAAGGAGCTCGCGAAGAAATACCGCCAGCTCCAGAAGAAAGGCGCGTTGAGCTTCTCATGCTGCAACGACGAAGCCTCAACCCTCGAGGCGCTGAAAGTGATGAAGAAGTTTCGCGGTCCGCGGTTTCAATCGCAGGGCGACGGTGACCTGCTTCAGCGCCCCGAATATTTCGGCTTCTATGCTGACGTGGCGCTCCGCGGCCTTGGCTCCTTCGTGCGCCTTTATGCCATGAAGATGGACGGCGACGTGATCGCCGCCGTACTCGGATTGTGCCATCAGGGCACATTCCACGTCATCATGAGCGCCTTCGACATCGCCGGCTACAAGAGCCAGTCGCTGGGTGCGCTGATGTTCGAACAGGTGGCGAGAGATTGCATCGAACGCGGCGACCAGATGCTCGATTTCACCATTGGCGACGAGCCGTACAAGAAGCTGTTCGGCGGTCGGCCGTCGCCGATGTGGGCAGTCGCGCAGGCCGGCAGCACCGCAGGTGCCGTGGCGTTGTTCGCGCTGGAGCAGGCTCCCTGGCTCAAACTGGCCGCCAAGCGCATGTTGGAGTTCAAGCTCCTGCCGCCCCGCACCTCGACGCCGACGCGCTGA
- a CDS encoding glycoside hydrolase family 5 protein — protein sequence MTAIRAPWSRGFRLVAAAFVLASLSAAHGTEQAAARNVPKLGRGINILGYDGIWDGGRNAPFRLDNLATIKKAGFAHVRINFFGFKFMGPENVLDEIVLRRLDAVIEEVLARGLIPIVDEHDTHICQRDVSECAPKLRAFWRQIAERYAGRYPELVFEILNEPGGLMTSSSWNTLLNECLEIVRRTNPERPVIAAVLNIDEIPIDELALPADDRNLIVTFHYYAPIRFTHQGAPWSQTFSRIGPLDWGSADDEANAAADFRKVSVWAEKEKRPIYLGEFGVYERAPSDGRLRYLSFVARSADRLGWSWAYWQFDHDFAAFDSARQAWKPDILRALIPPQR from the coding sequence ATGACCGCCATCCGAGCCCCATGGTCGCGAGGCTTCAGGCTTGTCGCGGCGGCATTCGTCCTTGCGTCGCTCTCCGCCGCCCACGGGACCGAGCAGGCAGCTGCCCGTAACGTTCCGAAACTCGGGCGTGGCATCAACATTCTCGGTTATGACGGAATCTGGGATGGCGGTCGGAACGCGCCATTCCGCCTGGACAATCTGGCGACGATCAAGAAGGCCGGGTTCGCGCACGTCAGGATCAACTTCTTCGGCTTCAAGTTCATGGGCCCCGAGAACGTCCTGGACGAGATCGTGCTGAGGCGGCTCGATGCCGTCATCGAGGAAGTCCTCGCGAGGGGGCTCATTCCCATCGTCGACGAACACGATACGCACATCTGCCAGCGCGACGTTTCCGAATGCGCTCCGAAGCTCAGGGCGTTTTGGCGGCAGATCGCCGAGCGATACGCCGGTAGGTATCCCGAACTCGTCTTCGAGATCCTGAACGAGCCGGGCGGGCTAATGACGTCGTCCAGCTGGAATACGCTCCTCAATGAATGCCTCGAGATCGTCCGTCGCACCAATCCGGAGAGGCCGGTCATCGCCGCCGTTCTCAATATCGATGAGATCCCCATCGACGAACTGGCTCTGCCGGCCGACGACCGGAACCTGATCGTGACGTTTCACTACTACGCGCCGATACGATTCACGCATCAGGGCGCGCCGTGGTCGCAGACATTTTCGCGGATCGGGCCGCTGGATTGGGGCAGCGCGGACGACGAAGCGAACGCTGCCGCCGACTTCAGGAAGGTGAGCGTCTGGGCGGAGAAGGAAAAGCGTCCGATCTATCTCGGCGAATTCGGAGTGTATGAGCGGGCGCCATCCGACGGTCGCCTGAGATATTTGTCATTCGTGGCGAGAAGCGCCGACAGGCTTGGCTGGTCATGGGCCTATTGGCAGTTCGATCATGACTTCGCGGCCTTCGACAGCGCTCGTCAGGCCTGGAAACCGGACATCCTGCGCGCCCTGATCCCGCCGCAGCGTTGA
- a CDS encoding O-antigen ligase family protein — translation MASLQTEVDSGALESAFWETRSVGVEKIARIAISCSITVNVVASMGIFNAKLLPPELTFVQQAVALLMWGVLIYASAFVRPRLRLQLNPDLIVLLAFYAFAVFSVFWSSLSAAALMKSAALAMTTFGAFCLVTRIDIDEVVKATSHGLFILVAASAFCALAVPDIGIDQTWMHSGQWQGVYESKQTLGFVGAYLMFFACYRMMTGQGWLAFLVVFLLASTCVLASESRGAGAVALAACALLVTSMWSVGCMRVYTILPFVMCILAGILFLYFYVTGYDAIHVGDASINFTERTFIWHYAISQFNDAPLLGFGINGFWTVPSIYDYFEQNHGWVLDNYHSGYIAILMETGFLGYVLFAASVLLFSNKMLHLISTRSIDRSHCALIIGFVVLSFQTNFTETTFLRSTMFTSVLLVSFLLATCRPVPELQSLETDAR, via the coding sequence ATGGCCAGCCTGCAGACCGAGGTGGATTCCGGGGCACTCGAGAGCGCGTTCTGGGAGACGCGCAGCGTTGGCGTTGAGAAAATCGCCCGAATTGCAATCAGCTGCTCGATCACCGTCAACGTGGTCGCGTCGATGGGCATCTTCAACGCGAAGCTTCTGCCGCCGGAACTGACCTTTGTGCAACAGGCCGTGGCGCTTCTGATGTGGGGCGTCCTCATCTACGCAAGTGCATTCGTGCGTCCGCGTCTGCGGCTGCAGCTCAATCCCGATCTGATCGTACTGCTCGCTTTCTACGCCTTCGCCGTCTTCTCCGTGTTCTGGTCGAGCCTGAGCGCGGCAGCGCTCATGAAGAGTGCCGCGCTCGCGATGACGACCTTCGGCGCATTCTGCCTCGTCACCCGCATCGACATCGACGAGGTCGTGAAGGCCACGTCCCATGGGCTCTTCATTCTGGTTGCCGCATCGGCATTCTGTGCGCTCGCCGTCCCCGATATCGGGATCGACCAGACATGGATGCACAGCGGCCAATGGCAGGGTGTCTATGAATCGAAGCAGACGCTCGGCTTCGTCGGCGCATATCTGATGTTCTTTGCCTGCTATCGCATGATGACGGGACAGGGCTGGCTGGCCTTCCTCGTGGTGTTCCTTCTGGCCTCGACGTGCGTCCTGGCGTCGGAATCGCGCGGTGCCGGTGCCGTTGCCCTGGCCGCCTGCGCACTGCTCGTGACCTCGATGTGGTCGGTTGGCTGCATGAGGGTCTATACGATCCTGCCGTTCGTGATGTGCATTCTGGCCGGTATCCTGTTTCTCTATTTTTACGTCACGGGATACGACGCCATCCATGTCGGCGACGCGAGCATCAATTTCACCGAGCGGACGTTCATCTGGCACTACGCCATCAGCCAATTCAATGACGCGCCGTTGCTCGGATTCGGAATCAACGGCTTCTGGACGGTCCCGTCGATCTACGATTACTTCGAGCAGAACCACGGCTGGGTGCTCGACAATTATCACAGCGGTTACATCGCGATCCTGATGGAAACCGGATTTCTGGGATATGTGCTGTTCGCCGCCAGCGTCCTTCTGTTCTCGAACAAGATGCTGCATCTGATTTCGACGCGATCCATCGATCGGTCGCACTGCGCCCTCATCATCGGATTTGTCGTCCTCAGCTTTCAGACCAATTTCACCGAGACGACGTTTCTTCGCTCGACGATGTTCACGTCGGTGCTCCTGGTGTCCTTCCTCCTCGCAACGTGCAGGCCGGTGCCGGAGCTTCAGTCGCTGGAGACGGATGCGAGATGA
- a CDS encoding thioesterase II family protein, producing the protein MRLLCLPYSGGSAMFYARWRRLLPSWIDVRPVEWPGRGARMDEPLPTDPRVLAAQLAAELGAQLDGPYALFGHSLGAVIAFELAHGLLDRGVPAPTVLFASGAEAPSVRDVSKWREPLSDEALMQELRDLQGTPDEALSNAELMRSALPVLRADFLMCGAYVYRPRRPLPCPVHVFAGTDDETGREALEAWRQETSTSFTLDMLPGHHFFIHTQQAELIDRIGAALARQSGRSIDLHRSEDHERVLRPATH; encoded by the coding sequence ATGCGGCTTCTTTGTCTGCCTTACTCCGGCGGCAGTGCCATGTTCTATGCGCGGTGGCGAAGGCTTCTGCCGTCGTGGATCGACGTGCGGCCGGTGGAATGGCCCGGGCGCGGCGCGCGCATGGACGAGCCGCTGCCGACCGATCCGCGTGTATTGGCAGCGCAACTCGCTGCTGAGCTTGGCGCGCAGCTCGATGGTCCTTACGCATTGTTCGGGCACAGCCTCGGCGCGGTGATCGCGTTCGAGCTTGCGCATGGACTGCTCGATCGCGGCGTGCCAGCGCCGACCGTTCTCTTCGCTTCGGGTGCGGAAGCACCGTCGGTTCGGGACGTCAGCAAGTGGCGCGAGCCGCTGAGCGACGAAGCTCTGATGCAGGAGTTGCGCGATCTCCAGGGCACGCCCGACGAGGCCCTGTCGAATGCGGAACTGATGCGATCCGCGCTGCCGGTGCTCCGCGCCGACTTCCTGATGTGCGGAGCCTATGTCTACCGGCCGCGTCGTCCGCTGCCATGCCCCGTCCATGTCTTCGCCGGCACGGACGACGAGACCGGCCGCGAAGCGCTCGAGGCCTGGCGGCAGGAGACCTCGACCTCATTCACGCTCGATATGCTGCCGGGGCATCACTTCTTCATTCACACGCAGCAGGCCGAACTGATCGATCGGATCGGTGCGGCGCTGGCCCGGCAATCGGGTCGATCGATTGATTTGCATCGGAGCGAGGATCATGAGCGCGTTCTCCGTCCAGCCACTCATTGA